In one window of Carassius auratus strain Wakin chromosome 28, ASM336829v1, whole genome shotgun sequence DNA:
- the LOC113046897 gene encoding transmembrane protein 11, mitochondrial-like isoform X2, translated as MAASECYIVHEIYNGENAQEQFEYELEQALEAQYRYIVIEPTRIGDETARWVAVGNCLHKTAVLAGAACLLTPLALPAEYSRYVALPAGALSLACATLYGISWQFDPCCKYQVEYDSQKLSRLPLHTLTSSSPVVLVRRDDVHRKRLHNTIALAALAYCAKKIYELYTV; from the coding sequence ATGGCGGCCTCTGAGTGTTACATCGTCCACGAGATCTACAACGGCGAGAATGCACAGGAGCAGTTTGAGTACGAGCTGGAGCAGGCTCTGGAGGCGCAGTACCGCTACATCGTAATCGAACCCACACGTATCGGAGACGAGACGGCCCGCTGGGTGGCTGTGGGGAATTGCCTCCACAAAACCGCCGTTCTGGCAGGGGCCGCGTGCCTCCTGACACCGCTCGCCCTTCCCGCCGAATACTCCCGTTATGTGGCGCTCCCTGCTGGCGCTCTGAGCCTGGCCTGTGCCACGCTCTACGGCATCTCCTGGCAGTTCGACCCCTGCTGCAAATACCAGGTGGAGTACGACAGTCAGAAGCTCTCGCGGCTGCCGCTGCACACGCTCACCTCCTCCTCGCCCGTGGTTCTGGTTCGACGGGACGACGTGCACAGAAAGAGACTGCACAACACGATAGCGTTGGCGGCCCTGGCGTACTGTGCCAAGAAGATCTATGAACTGTACACCGTATGA
- the LOC113046894 gene encoding protein NATD1-like, protein MAHAAQVNVLAINTPLRVEHDKKRRQFSIRLNGSHDRAVLLYEYVGKKTVDLQHTEVPEAYRGREIAKHLAKAAMDFVVEEDLKAHLTCWYIQKYVKENPLPHYLEHVLH, encoded by the exons ATGGCCCACGCTGCACAGGTGAACGTCCTGGCCATCAACACTCCTCTCCGAGTGGAACACGACAAGAAAAGACGACAATTCAGCATCCGACTGAACG GTTCCCATGACAGGGCTGTTCTGCTGTACGAGTATGTGGGGAAGAAGACCGTGGATCTGCAGCACACCGAGGTTCCTGAAGCTTACCGGGGACGAGAGATCGCCAAACACCTTGCCAAG GCTGCAATGGACTTTGTGGTGGAGGAGGACCTGAAAGCCCATTTGACCTGCTGGTACATCCAGAAATATGTCAAAGAAAACCCTCTCCCCCATTACCTGGAGCACGTCCTCCACTGA
- the LOC113046897 gene encoding transmembrane protein 11, mitochondrial-like isoform X1: MASLGRRRGVPVNRERAVMAASECYIVHEIYNGENAQEQFEYELEQALEAQYRYIVIEPTRIGDETARWVAVGNCLHKTAVLAGAACLLTPLALPAEYSRYVALPAGALSLACATLYGISWQFDPCCKYQVEYDSQKLSRLPLHTLTSSSPVVLVRRDDVHRKRLHNTIALAALAYCAKKIYELYTV, from the exons ATGGCGTCGCTGGGAAGGAGGCGCGGTGTCCCAGTCAACAGGGAGAG GGCAGTGATGGCGGCCTCTGAGTGTTACATCGTCCACGAGATCTACAACGGCGAGAATGCACAGGAGCAGTTTGAGTACGAGCTGGAGCAGGCTCTGGAGGCGCAGTACCGCTACATCGTAATCGAACCCACACGTATCGGAGACGAGACGGCCCGCTGGGTGGCTGTGGGGAATTGCCTCCACAAAACCGCCGTTCTGGCAGGGGCCGCGTGCCTCCTGACACCGCTCGCCCTTCCCGCCGAATACTCCCGTTATGTGGCGCTCCCTGCTGGCGCTCTGAGCCTGGCCTGTGCCACGCTCTACGGCATCTCCTGGCAGTTCGACCCCTGCTGCAAATACCAGGTGGAGTACGACAGTCAGAAGCTCTCGCGGCTGCCGCTGCACACGCTCACCTCCTCCTCGCCCGTGGTTCTGGTTCGACGGGACGACGTGCACAGAAAGAGACTGCACAACACGATAGCGTTGGCGGCCCTGGCGTACTGTGCCAAGAAGATCTATGAACTGTACACCGTATGA